In the Sus scrofa isolate TJ Tabasco breed Duroc chromosome 6, Sscrofa11.1, whole genome shotgun sequence genome, one interval contains:
- the C1QB gene encoding complement C1q subcomponent subunit B isoform X1, whose product MSPRPRSSACLASRVSQGYRALMAYLGPRGSRERKASVPITVKHVPDLESRAGRRLRGHPILLFTWALGPGAKQGPVQGLPGQVRDHNEVGEKGDPGIPGIPGKVGPKGPIGPKGTPGPPGARGPKGESGDYKATQKIAFSAKRTINTHLRPDQAIRFDQVITNANENYESRSGKFTCKVPGLYYFTYHASSRGNLCVNLMRGREQVRKVVTFCDQVQNTFQVTTGSIVLKLEVEETVFLQATEKSSLLGIDGANTIFSGFLLFPDAEA is encoded by the exons ATGTCTCCCAGGCCCAGGTCTTCTGCATGCCTGGCATCCCGGGTATCCCAGGGATACCGGGCCCTGATGGCATACCTGGGACCCCGGGGATCAAGGGAGAGAAAG GCATCAGTCCCCATCACTGTCAAGCACGTCCCAGACTTGGAAAGCCGGGCTGGAAGGAGACTCAGAGGACATCCTATCCTCTTGTTCACATGGGCACTGGGGCCTGGAGCAAAGCAGGGACCAGTCCAAG GGTTGCCAGGGCAAGTAAGAGACCACAATGAGGTTGGAGAGAAGGGAGATCCAGGGATTCCTGGGATTCCAGGAAAAGTCGGCCCCAAGGGCCCCATCGGCCCCAAAGGTACCCCAGGGCCTCCTGGAGCCCGTGGCCCCAAGGGCGAGTCCGGAGACTACAAGGCCACACAGAAAATCGCCTTCTCCGCCAAGCGTACCATCAACACCCACCTGCGGCCAGACCAGGCCATCCGCTTTGATCAGGTGATCACCAACGCCAATGAGAACTACGAGTCTCGAAGTGGCAAGTTCACGTGCAAGGTGCCCGGCCTTTACTACTTCACCTATCATGCCAGCTCTCGAGGGAACCTGTGCGTGAACCTCATGCGTGGCCGAGAGCAGGTGCGGAAGGTGGTCACCTTCTGCGACCAGGTCCAGAACACCTTCCAGGTCACCACGGGCAGCATTGTGCTCAAGCTAGAGGTGGAGGAGACCGTCTTCCTGCAGGCCACCGAGAAGAGCTCCCTGCTGGGCATCGACGGCGCCAACACCATCTTCTCTGGGTTCCTGCTCTTCCCAGATGCAGAGGCATGA
- the C1QB gene encoding complement C1q subcomponent subunit B precursor, translated as MKTLRGSVPALLPLLLLNLLHVSQAQVFCMPGIPGIPGIPGPDGIPGTPGIKGEKGLPGQVRDHNEVGEKGDPGIPGIPGKVGPKGPIGPKGTPGPPGARGPKGESGDYKATQKIAFSAKRTINTHLRPDQAIRFDQVITNANENYESRSGKFTCKVPGLYYFTYHASSRGNLCVNLMRGREQVRKVVTFCDQVQNTFQVTTGSIVLKLEVEETVFLQATEKSSLLGIDGANTIFSGFLLFPDAEA; from the exons ATGAAGACCCTGAGGGGCAGCGTCCCGgcgctgctgccgctgctgctcctGAACCTGCTTCATGTCTCCCAGGCCCAGGTCTTCTGCATGCCTGGCATCCCGGGTATCCCAGGGATACCGGGCCCTGATGGCATACCTGGGACCCCGGGGATCAAGGGAGAGAAAG GGTTGCCAGGGCAAGTAAGAGACCACAATGAGGTTGGAGAGAAGGGAGATCCAGGGATTCCTGGGATTCCAGGAAAAGTCGGCCCCAAGGGCCCCATCGGCCCCAAAGGTACCCCAGGGCCTCCTGGAGCCCGTGGCCCCAAGGGCGAGTCCGGAGACTACAAGGCCACACAGAAAATCGCCTTCTCCGCCAAGCGTACCATCAACACCCACCTGCGGCCAGACCAGGCCATCCGCTTTGATCAGGTGATCACCAACGCCAATGAGAACTACGAGTCTCGAAGTGGCAAGTTCACGTGCAAGGTGCCCGGCCTTTACTACTTCACCTATCATGCCAGCTCTCGAGGGAACCTGTGCGTGAACCTCATGCGTGGCCGAGAGCAGGTGCGGAAGGTGGTCACCTTCTGCGACCAGGTCCAGAACACCTTCCAGGTCACCACGGGCAGCATTGTGCTCAAGCTAGAGGTGGAGGAGACCGTCTTCCTGCAGGCCACCGAGAAGAGCTCCCTGCTGGGCATCGACGGCGCCAACACCATCTTCTCTGGGTTCCTGCTCTTCCCAGATGCAGAGGCATGA